TAACGGAATTTTCTTGCTTCTCTACGCTATTTACGCTGTTGAGCTATATGGTAGAGCGGCTATGGATGAACGAAAGCTATGGGCGCGCGTCATTGCAGTGGGGGTCATTACCTTTTTTGTAGAGTGGATTGGGGTAAGGACTTCGTGGCCTTTTGGAGACTACAGTTATACTCCTTTACTCGGTTGGGCTCTTGATGGAGTGCCGATTGCTATTGCTTGCGCTTGGGTAGGAGTTCTATTAAATGGAATTCTACTGTCGGACGGGCACTCAAGGTGGAAAAGGGCTCTGCATACGGGATTGTGGACGGTTTTGATAGATCTTGTTCTCGATCCCGTAGCCTTTGTCAGAGAAATGTGGATATGGACAGATCACGAGGGTGTGGTAGCTTATTTAGGTGTTCCGATTAACAACTTCATCAGTTGGTTTCTCTTGTCTGCGTTGCTGTCTCTGGTGTTCCCTCTCGTTAAGCATCCTCGGTTAGTGAGAAGAGAAGCGGCAAGGCTAATGCAACTCATCCTTCTGATGTTCGGGGTGTTGGGGATTAAGGATGGCTTGATTATACCATTAGCCATTGCTCTTATCGGAGCTGCAGTAGCGGAAGGA
This portion of the Cohnella abietis genome encodes:
- a CDS encoding carotenoid biosynthesis protein, with protein sequence MSIRMSRSIRLVFLGWYTVGLALMLSVGVPDSLGFANGIFLLLYAIYAVELYGRAAMDERKLWARVIAVGVITFFVEWIGVRTSWPFGDYSYTPLLGWALDGVPIAIACAWVGVLLNGILLSDGHSRWKRALHTGLWTVLIDLVLDPVAFVREMWIWTDHEGVVAYLGVPINNFISWFLLSALLSLVFPLVKHPRLVRREAARLMQLILLMFGVLGIKDGLIIPLAIALIGAAVAEGVARIDTSTKKLTI